In a single window of the Gossypium hirsutum isolate 1008001.06 chromosome D02, Gossypium_hirsutum_v2.1, whole genome shotgun sequence genome:
- the LOC121214701 gene encoding plasma membrane ATPase 2-like codes for MTAIEEMAGMDVLCSDKTGTLTLNRLTVDRNLVEVFSKNMDKDLVVLLAARASRLENQDAIDAAIINMVADPKEARANIKEVHFLPFNPVDKRTAITYIDSDEPKGRNFKGELRPLLGGLHTAACLCKSMWLTFS; via the exons ATGACTGCAATTGAAGAAATGGCTGGAATGGATGTTCTATGTAGTGACAAAACTGGAACTCTGACCTTGAATCGTCTAACCGTTGATCGGAACCTTGTTGAG GTTTTTAGCAAAAATATGGACAAAGACTTGGTTGTTCTGCTAGCAGCAAGAGCCTCCAGACTGGAAAATCAGGATGCTATTGATGCAGCCATCATTAACATGGTTGCAGACCCGAAGGAG GCTCGTGCAAACATCAAAGAGGTTCACTTTCTTCCATTCAACCCAGTCGACAAACGTACCGCAATTACATACATTGACTCTGATG AACCCAAGGGAAGAAATTTCAAAGGGGAGCTCAGGCCTCTATTGGGAGGATTGCACACTGCGGCTTGCTTATGCAAATCTATGTGGTTGACATTTTCTTAA